GTCACATTTCAGCTAATaaccatgaaaataaatgtatttgttgatGTGACATTAAGAGCAGAGGTTTTCACTAGATTTTCAGGAGAAAAATGATTCTTGGTCTCAATAGTGACAGCACAGTGTACAGAATTAGTGAGAAGCTGCATACCTTGTGTTCGTCATATCTCTTCTGTAGAAGATTGTCTCTGATTGAAACACACTGCTTTAGAAGACGCAGGTCTGCATTGGGAAAAATCTGTGACAGAGAAAGGCCTGAATCAGAGGACTGATTTGTTTGATATAATGAGTGTACATGTTTTCATTACACATTGTAATGTGAATATGACTAGCAGAatcattatatacagtattctCAGCCTTATATTTCTTGTTTGATTCTAGGTTGAGATGGAGGGTTGTATTAGCTTAAAAATATCTCCATTTGCTACACTCATGAATCATGACAAAATACAAGAGTTTTCTGGGATTTATGGGAAATATGGTCTTATACCACTGAAACAGACATCAGTAGTAATTAAGTGTTAATTATCCTGACAAAACCACATGGATATTTGAAAAATACACAAGATGAATCTTTAATTATGTTCCTAATCCGTCCTGCTTATTGCTTCATTCTccttaatgtttgtgtttatctaCCTGTAACCAGGGGAAGATGTCCACTGGGCTGTCTTTGGCCACAGTGTCCACGATGCCCTGGCTGTAGTGCAGCATGGCCTCAAATTCGGGGTCTCCTCTGTGGTAAGATGAGTTGAAGCAGAGTGAACAGATGACATTTGTGACAGCCCGAGTGAGCTCAGGAGACAAATCCAGGGCCAGTCCAACAGCTGCTGCCTCAAACAGGATGGAGCACAGAGACTGGGCCTCTGCACAGACTGAGTAGGACAAAGGGGACACACCATCTTCAGTTACTGATGTGTTAAATACCTTCTCTCGAAATCAAAgtctgtgtcatagagctccattgttgtccccaactattaaaacacatcaatgagccacactgctgccctgggtgacatgttccgTCATTAccatgagcacacacactgtagtttagtTTGACTCAGTCCCACATACACTGCACCAAATATGTATTAATCCGCCGCTGAGAATAGTCCTCAACAAATGCCCTATTTCCTTCTGTTTGAgcaatgtttgttaaaaaactACCAGCTGTTTGGGAAATTATTGAGCCTTTTTTTAACTAAAACTTTTTCAATAGGAAGCAATAGTTTGGAGTGTCACAAACAGGGTAGAGAAGTAAGAAAGTACTGAGACATGGattaacacattgttggtttgggtcaTGGgattttcatgggatttgttgaggagaagaaaaatatagtttaAGGGTTCCTACACTAAATAGCCCCATATGTGGACAGAGTAAATGCACAGGGAGCAACACATGAAATTAATCtacatttcaaatgtatttttttgctGCCTACCTGCCATCAAATGAATCTGAGAACATGCAGGGGCTTTAATGGGTTTGTTTTTCCCAGgcacacaataaaacacttcTCTGCATGCAACTAACGTTATGTCCAAAGAGCTTTAGCTTGCCTCATTGCATAGAGCATTATTAATGCAACCTTATTTTGGCAGGCGTAATGTATCTTAAAAACTGTAAAGTTTCAGGTATAAATCCTGAATTGAAAGACTGTATAGACTGTATACACAAAGCCCCCCCCCCACTGTCTTCCTATGCATGTCTTGCATCCAGCcaaaatttaattcaattcCCCAGTGAACACACAGCTGAGCAGGTAGAATTTGATTCCGCTATAGTTCCATCATCATTATTGTACAGACAAGAATCACATCACATATTAATTCACACAGCACAATAGTCATATCATCATTTCTGAAAAAAGCAGAATGCTCAGTGGTAGAATGATGTACAGTTTTAAATTGCAGATGATAATGTCAAATTTTAAAGGGCTAGTTCACCCAATTTTAAAGGGCTAGTTCATCCAATTTTAAAGGGCTAGTTCACCCAAATTGTAACAGTTTTTACTGAGACTTTTGTCTTTGGTAGAAACTAACTCTATGAAAACTCTTCACAGTAAAAAATGTGGATTATCCACAGCAACTGGAAAATGCTTCTAGAAAAACATAGCTGCTGAGCTGTAATCTATGAggcatgtactgtataaaaCCAGTATAACATGAAGTGAGAGGAGCAGTGTTGTTAGAAGTGTAGAATGAACTGTACTCACTGATCTTCTCGATGGAGGCAGAGCCTTCTCCAAACATGCACAGAGCTCCATGGACTATTTTCCTGTGGAACCTCCAGGTAGCACTGTAGTCTCCAAAGGCGATGTCTTTCCCATCTCGGGTCAGAACATCTGTGGTTACCTCCATCACACATAGGACAGGGTGgaaaaaccagaaaacataAATGTCTACAAAAAAGGTGGTGCACATACTATAACTGCTTCTGCTAAAATGATGAAGACAATGAAGAAGAGGTATACCCACAGTTCTAGGTCTCCCAGCAAATATCTTTCCCTTCTTCAGCAGGACTTCTTTGGCATGTGTGTGCTGGTTGACAATGATGACATTGTAGGAGCCCATCTTCAGAGAGTATGTCTGTCCGTatttctcctgcagctccttGAAAAGCACATGAGGCGGGTGTGAGCTTCGCAGACTGAGCAGACTGCCAATAAGGGGGAGTGATGGGAGGTGGGGAGGTACTTGGGTGCCATGTGGGGACATCCTGAGCTTCAGCTGCAACACTAACAAAGCAAGGCACATGACCAAaagcacacacaggcacagaaaCCAAGCCATATCTGCAGCGGAGGGCCCTGAGGGGTCTGGCTCAGCGGAGGCCAAGCATTACTGAGAGGAGCTGTGCAAGAAGGCTCTGAGCTGCAGCAGGGCCACCGTTTTATGCTGCTCTTTCAATGCCACATCCTTGACTCTGAATGTTTTAAGCCCTCCCAATTTAAACAAGATAAGACAATACATGATTCACTGAACAtctcaatatactgtacatggacACTGTTAAAGTGTAATCAGCAGTGGGGGAAAGTAACTATTTAGCATACATTATGGTAGTGAAGTACAATTTTgtggtacttgtactttatatgtatatgtatttatatgtattttgactttctttcattttcctttacatttccactccatttacatttatctgacagatatggttcatttttactttgcaggttacataaaaaaacatatgatcagtttataaagCATGATACATTGGTATATATTAAGCCACCCAACCATATATAAAAGAATTAAATCAGCCCCAAGTCAAACAACTGCTTAAATACATAACAcaataatatgatatataatcATGAAAGGGGtaattttgcataatgagtagCCTACATTAGTATTGATGGTTAAGAAGTAGTTGAGGttgaattcaggacttttacttgtagtggagtatttttttacaccgtggtatttctacttttactcaGGTTAAGGATCTGAATGATTTTTTCACCGTTATAGAAGTTTTTACTGTATACTTTTATTTTCCCATATAATCTATAGTAGCGCAAAATATTATTCAGAAATATCATGCATAGTTTACATATGCCTATTTATAGTTAAAATGTAACAATTTACTTTCAAACATACATTATGAGAGTCTATAGTCTATGCAATCGCCAGTCTACAAAGATATATCTATATAGATGTATCTTTCATAACTGTCAGAATGCGTCTTAAACCGCATTCTGACAGTTTAAAGTGTGAAGTGAAACAAATAGCGGACGCGGTGCTGTGTATATTGTCCCTGCCCACGCACCGTAGCTAGCCAAACAGAAAATGGCTTCAGCAGAGTCTCAGCCGCGGTTTGGTCAGTCTGTCAAAGGCTTATTATCCGATAAAGTGGGCTCTTGTAGCGGGGATGTGATCGCACTGACCCGCCAGGTGCTGAAGGGATCCCGCAGCCAAGAGGTAAAACCCCAAAGTAACGTAAAGCGTTAACTAGCAGCTTCATTAAAAGAGCTAACAGAGCAACCGGAACACCGACAGGACAATTCAAAACAGAGCTGTCCCACTAACTGTCCCAGCCAATATAATCCCCAACGACTCCAACAGTACGACTTCATGTGGAGAAATGagctttagtttttattttggttAACTTGATACTGCTAATGCAGATTTAGTCGTATGATTTCATTTGTCATGTAGCTCGTTGGCCTCGATGAAGGCGTTTAACGCTTAGTTAGTGAAGGTGTGTTGCAATAATATTTCTAATAAATACAAgcaaacacaaataacaaactATACTCAGTGCTGAATATGAAGTGACAGCTGGACACCTGTCCatcatcagctgttcacataGACTGTTGGTTGTAACTGACGTCACCAAAGCTAAAACCAActgaacagaaaatgaattcGCAGCTATATTAAGAATCTGTAAAtcgtttaagtcattttcaagcaGAAAATCCCAGATTCCTGGTTCCACCTTCTCAGTGGGGACAACGTGCTGCTATCTTTGACTTAtgtgatattaaactgaatatctttgtgtatGGAACTGACAGTGTGAAGACATCAGCTTGGTTAAAAAACTGTGTGACATTTTAGAGAtcaaatgatgaattgattatttattttttcttcaagcTTCTTGGGCAAGCAGCCAGAAATATGGTTATCCAGGAGGACGCCATCCTGCACTCAGAGGATGTAAGTATCCAGCCCTGTTTAACACGGCACGGGGGGGGGACAAAATATTGGAAACTCTATTCAGTATCAAGGAAGACAACAGCGCCACAATCTACAGTCTCAAAAACTATGGAGTCATATCAACACCGCTCTAAGAGAGTCtcaattacattacattataaagggtttttctcattttctggtCACTGAGTGTTTGTGACACTTACATGATGTAATAAAAGGTAAAGTTATGTGCTCTCATTTGTGGGATAATTCACACAATTCAACATGGTTATCATCTGTCTTCCAGAGTCtgagaaaaatgtccatcatcaCCACACATTTACAATATCAGTGAGTATTGACTACCTGTTGCTGttcatgtgtaaaaatatgtcaaactgTGGAAGTTAAATACtgaaactgtctgtctgtcactcagGCAGGAGGCCATCCAGAAGAAGTAAGTCTAAACTCTCCACTGTTTGTTCTTTAGTAGAAACATCTTACATCACTGTCTCAACAGTAAGCCATAACACAAGCTGATGACGTTGCACTGACTCTCATGTGTTGGCAGTGTGGAGCACTCTAAAAACCTGCAGGACCAGCTGAGACACCTACTGAAGTGACAGAGCAGAAGACACGGAGCCTTCATCAGACGATGACGTGCTAATCAACGCTGTCTCAGCAGGATTCCATAGAGTCTAACATTGGACCACATGGATAATCTGccatatttttactttataacATACTGTTGGAACTGTCACTGGACTTATGTGGGACTCATTTAAGCAGTTTGAAAGGGAAGTTCCGCTCTGTATCAAACACAGTGCCTTGCTCATGGGCAAAGATCCCCAAGATGTTTTCTTGagtttcctctgtttttatCAGTTGTATTCAATCTATTTATTAAAGACCTTGTCAATGTCACCTTTATCTGTATTCTGCTCCTCATAATGCCACCCTGTGAAACAAATCAAACAGCACATCACTGCAAAGAGCAGTAACATACCTTCATTTCTCAATTAGAGGCCCCCAGCGGCAAAGAGAACCAGGCCTATATTTGCAACAGACATATATTTCTATTTCCCCTGTTCCCCAGTCCTCCATGTTGAACTGCTGTCTTGATAAATTCAGTATAATGTCCTTTTCTACTAATAACTAAGCACTAATTCCTTTAGTGCAGCAAGAGTCACTAAATTTACCACGTGAACtgtacaaatgtttgttttttttaaacccgattgtatttgtttttgttggctaTGAGAATTTACAATAATGTCTGAAATGCACAGAGAATTGGAAcgctattctttttttttgtttatttgttgtttattaatattattttttatccagATCCAATTGCTACTCACTTCAGGTCACTTCATGTATTAAAACGTGTAAGTGGTAAGGGATTTCATTGTGCATATATTCATCTCTGCTCTTTAGGTTTTGAGAGAACAGTAATGAAACCAGGAGATATTTCACCACTCTTGTAGAAGATGAATAACAATTCATGGCCCCTGTGTTTCAAGGATGGAGCAGATCTAAGTGTGCACTGCAGGAAGATGTACAAATAATCACGTGTAGAAACACCAGCTTAAGCTCTATATGGTGGAGTCAATGTACTTCCAGTTCTGAGTTGCACACCTAGTTTTACCCAAATATACCTGCTTGCAAGTCTagttaaatgcatt
This genomic stretch from Thunnus albacares chromosome 14, fThuAlb1.1, whole genome shotgun sequence harbors:
- the LOC122997279 gene encoding steroid 17-alpha-hydroxylase/17,20 lyase, which produces MAWFLCLCVLLVMCLALLVLQLKLRMSPHGTQVPPHLPSLPLIGSLLSLRSSHPPHVLFKELQEKYGQTYSLKMGSYNVIIVNQHTHAKEVLLKKGKIFAGRPRTVTTDVLTRDGKDIAFGDYSATWRFHRKIVHGALCMFGEGSASIEKIICAEAQSLCSILFEAAAVGLALDLSPELTRAVTNVICSLCFNSSYHRGDPEFEAMLHYSQGIVDTVAKDSPVDIFPWLQIFPNADLRLLKQCVSIRDNLLQKRYDEHKADYSDHVQRDLLDALLRAKRSAENNNTAEIGAESVGLSDDHLLMTVGDIFGAGVETTTTVLRWAVTYLIHHPQVQRSIQEELDSKVGGDRSPQLSDRGSLPYLEATIRELLRIRPVAPLLIPHVALSDTSIGDFTVRKGTRVIINLWSLHHDEKEWKNPELFDPGRFLNSDGTGLIIPSSSYLPFGAGIRVCLGEALAKMELFLFLSWILQRFTLSVPPGHSLPSLEGKFGVVLQPAKYKVIATPRPGWERNKRQAC
- the borcs7 gene encoding BLOC-1-related complex subunit 7 codes for the protein MASAESQPRFGQSVKGLLSDKVGSCSGDVIALTRQVLKGSRSQELLGQAARNMVIQEDAILHSEDSLRKMSIITTHLQYQQEAIQKNVEHSKNLQDQLRHLLK